A window of the Radiobacillus deserti genome harbors these coding sequences:
- a CDS encoding YhcN/YlaJ family sporulation lipoprotein, with amino-acid sequence MKKIFYISFLAFLFSVTGCAANDQPSADKELDLGEQPISYEPEPTENKPESNQYYLQGDQSMKDYVNRLPSGQENTDYEQQAYNETAEQINKKVSGLQEVNVTQSYVRKDRVIVAVMLNLYYDNDPLEVTKKVYRIVKEMVPNKKVEVYTDDIYWNEARDYNSQIQGDIQGNDR; translated from the coding sequence ATGAAAAAGATTTTCTATATCTCGTTCTTAGCATTCCTTTTTTCCGTTACGGGCTGTGCAGCAAATGATCAGCCTTCTGCGGACAAAGAACTTGATTTAGGAGAACAACCTATCTCGTATGAACCAGAGCCTACGGAAAATAAACCGGAGAGTAATCAATACTATCTACAAGGTGACCAAAGTATGAAGGATTACGTAAACCGTTTACCAAGTGGGCAGGAAAATACAGATTATGAACAACAAGCATACAACGAAACTGCTGAACAGATAAATAAAAAAGTGAGTGGATTGCAAGAAGTAAATGTTACTCAATCTTATGTACGTAAGGATCGCGTAATTGTGGCTGTCATGCTGAACTTGTATTATGACAATGATCCTTTAGAAGTAACGAAAAAAGTGTATCGAATTGTAAAAGAAATGGTGCCAAATAAAAAGGTGGAAGTGTACACCGACGACATCTATTGGAATGAGGCACGAGACTACAATTCGCAAATTCAAGGAGATATCCAAGGGAACGACCGTTAA
- a CDS encoding Spo0B domain-containing protein, whose product MKDEEKIVELLSFYRHDWLNDLQLLMGYASMGKMDKVRDKIEAAIEAAKMERRISNLNMSKTALWVISFNWYHSNFRLTFSVFKDYGNLSMFDESIHKQAVEFVQVLERCSDEMEMYEGTFLIQPFNEERTEVILSFQGKFSEEESLRSALDTPDLENVIVEKEEEEIMTCSMSWICDSK is encoded by the coding sequence TTGAAAGATGAGGAAAAAATAGTCGAGTTGCTAAGCTTTTATCGACACGACTGGTTAAATGATTTACAGCTGCTCATGGGATATGCTTCTATGGGTAAAATGGATAAAGTAAGAGATAAAATAGAGGCAGCTATTGAAGCAGCAAAAATGGAAAGAAGAATATCGAATTTAAACATGTCAAAAACAGCTCTTTGGGTGATTAGCTTTAATTGGTATCATTCTAATTTTCGTTTAACGTTCTCTGTCTTTAAAGATTATGGAAACTTGTCTATGTTTGATGAATCTATACATAAACAGGCAGTTGAATTTGTCCAAGTACTGGAGCGATGTAGCGACGAAATGGAAATGTACGAGGGAACGTTCTTAATTCAGCCTTTTAATGAGGAACGGACAGAAGTGATATTGTCCTTCCAAGGTAAGTTCTCGGAGGAAGAATCGTTACGTAGTGCTTTAGATACCCCAGATTTGGAAAACGTAATTGTAGAAAAAGAAGAGGAAGAGATTATGACTTGCAGCATGTCTTGGATATGCGATTCTAAATGA
- a CDS encoding M50 family metallopeptidase → MNVHKPLVSLPPIRIHPILWLFAITAIVTGTFMELTIIFSIVVIHELGHYLAAKSYHWRIRKISLWVFGGVMETEEHGSRPIEQELWVTVAGPLQHIWIYGVIWLMTYLGWWSSSIVEMALQYNTSILLFNLLPIWPLDGGKVLQLLSSTLKPYRTAQSITIVCSVIICLLVSLTFMFFDTLPLSTVMLVVFILLENRLEWKQRNYLLFRFLLKRYSEKPTLSKTSPILVQSYDSMFQILKQFRRNRHHHIFIKDGKESMWVDEDTCLDAYFAFKQHQAKAKDLVRLAE, encoded by the coding sequence ATGAACGTCCATAAGCCACTAGTATCACTTCCACCTATACGTATTCATCCCATCCTGTGGTTATTTGCGATTACCGCAATAGTCACAGGTACTTTTATGGAATTAACCATTATCTTTTCCATTGTCGTTATTCATGAATTAGGTCATTATTTAGCTGCCAAGTCGTATCATTGGCGTATTCGGAAAATTAGCTTATGGGTATTTGGTGGTGTGATGGAAACAGAGGAGCATGGTAGTCGACCGATTGAACAGGAGCTTTGGGTCACTGTGGCAGGGCCACTACAACATATTTGGATTTATGGTGTTATTTGGCTTATGACATACTTAGGTTGGTGGTCATCTTCCATCGTTGAGATGGCACTGCAATACAATACATCCATCTTGTTGTTTAATTTGCTTCCAATATGGCCCTTGGACGGTGGGAAGGTATTACAGCTCCTCTCTTCCACTCTGAAACCTTACCGAACAGCACAAAGCATAACCATTGTTTGTTCCGTTATCATTTGTTTACTTGTTAGTCTCACTTTTATGTTCTTTGATACATTGCCTTTAAGTACGGTAATGCTAGTTGTTTTTATATTGCTCGAAAATCGTCTAGAATGGAAGCAAAGAAACTATTTATTATTCCGCTTTTTATTAAAACGGTATAGTGAAAAGCCAACCTTGAGCAAAACATCTCCTATCCTTGTTCAAAGTTATGATTCGATGTTTCAAATACTGAAACAGTTTAGAAGAAACCGCCATCATCATATTTTTATTAAAGACGGTAAAGAATCAATGTGGGTGGATGAAGATACGTGCTTGGATGCCTATTTCGCTTTTAAACAGCACCAAGCAAAAGCGAAGGATTTGGTTCGACTTGCGGAATAG
- a CDS encoding ACT domain-containing protein: MTEKEEKYYLVRSDILPESMKKTIEAKELIERGKVDSVFEAVKRVDLSRSAFYKYRDAVFPFQAMVKERMITLFFHLEDQAGSLSQLLATVAQAGGNILTIHQTIPLHGKANVTISLNTVAMNVEIEKLIQKLKSLDFVDKVEILSSGA; encoded by the coding sequence ATGACGGAAAAAGAAGAAAAGTATTATCTAGTCCGAAGTGATATCCTTCCTGAATCGATGAAAAAAACGATTGAGGCAAAAGAATTAATTGAGAGAGGGAAAGTGGATTCTGTTTTTGAAGCAGTAAAGCGAGTTGATTTGTCTAGAAGTGCTTTTTATAAATATAGAGATGCTGTTTTTCCATTCCAAGCTATGGTCAAGGAACGGATGATTACTCTATTTTTTCATTTGGAAGACCAGGCGGGCTCTCTTTCTCAATTATTAGCGACGGTTGCACAGGCGGGTGGTAACATCTTGACGATTCACCAAACGATTCCTCTGCATGGCAAAGCAAACGTCACTATTTCTTTAAATACGGTTGCGATGAATGTAGAAATAGAAAAACTAATCCAGAAATTGAAATCATTAGACTTTGTAGATAAAGTGGAAATTTTAAGCTCTGGCGCGTAA
- a CDS encoding YebC/PmpR family DNA-binding transcriptional regulator, whose protein sequence is MAGHSKWKNIQRRKNAQDAKRGKIFMKLAKEIFVAAKQGGGDPDTNASLRLVIDKAKANNMPNDNIERAIKKATGDLDGVNYEEMTYEGYGPGGVAVMVSALTDNKNRTAAEIRHAFNKNGGNLGENGCVSFMFDRKGYLVIPKDSTDLDEDDLMLEVIEAGAEEMETTDEGYEIFTEPEEFTNVKEQLQEKGFTFSVAELTMIPQTTSPLSGDDVHKMLQLIDVLEDNEDVQEVYHNLEADEEVMNQM, encoded by the coding sequence ATGGCTGGTCATTCTAAGTGGAAGAATATTCAACGACGCAAAAACGCACAAGATGCGAAGCGTGGCAAAATCTTTATGAAACTTGCCAAAGAAATTTTTGTAGCAGCGAAACAGGGTGGCGGAGATCCAGATACGAATGCTTCCTTACGTCTTGTTATTGATAAGGCTAAGGCAAATAATATGCCGAACGATAATATAGAAAGAGCAATAAAGAAAGCCACTGGCGACCTTGATGGCGTTAATTATGAGGAAATGACATATGAAGGGTACGGTCCTGGTGGTGTAGCTGTCATGGTTTCAGCCCTAACAGATAATAAAAATCGAACTGCAGCAGAGATTCGTCATGCATTTAATAAAAATGGCGGAAATCTTGGTGAGAACGGTTGTGTATCCTTTATGTTTGATCGCAAAGGCTACCTAGTCATTCCAAAAGACTCTACAGATTTAGACGAAGATGATTTGATGCTCGAAGTCATCGAAGCTGGAGCAGAAGAAATGGAAACAACGGATGAAGGATATGAAATTTTTACGGAGCCAGAGGAATTCACAAATGTGAAAGAGCAACTTCAAGAAAAAGGTTTTACTTTTTCGGTAGCGGAATTGACTATGATTCCCCAAACAACCTCACCATTATCCGGGGATGATGTCCATAAAATGCTTCAATTAATAGATGTACTGGAAGATAACGAGGACGTACAGGAAGTGTACCATAACCTAGAAGCAGATGAAGAAGTGATGAATCAAATGTAA
- the rplU gene encoding 50S ribosomal protein L21 — protein MYAIIETGGKQVKVEEGQAIYVEKLEGEAGSTVTFDKVLFVGGDDVKVGAPFVDGASVTAKVEKQGRAKKVTVIKFKAKKNYRRKQGHRQPYTKVTIEKINA, from the coding sequence ATGTACGCAATTATTGAAACTGGTGGTAAGCAAGTCAAAGTTGAAGAAGGCCAAGCTATCTATGTAGAAAAACTAGAAGGTGAAGCTGGAAGTACTGTAACATTTGACAAGGTTCTTTTCGTTGGTGGTGACGACGTTAAAGTTGGCGCGCCTTTCGTTGATGGAGCTTCTGTAACGGCTAAAGTTGAAAAACAAGGTCGTGCAAAAAAAGTTACGGTAATCAAGTTCAAAGCGAAAAAAAACTACCGTCGTAAGCAAGGTCATCGTCAGCCTTACACAAAAGTAACGATTGAAAAAATCAATGCTTAA
- a CDS encoding ribosomal-processing cysteine protease Prp — MIQVTAYRKNGSIYAFEMSGHADSVSEGNDLVCAGASAVSFGAVNAVISLCSIEPEITQAGKEGGYLKVKLPDNLDAETHEKATWLLEGMMVSLETIVRDYGQYIKISDK; from the coding sequence ATGATTCAAGTTACAGCTTACCGAAAAAATGGTAGCATTTATGCATTTGAAATGAGCGGCCATGCAGACAGTGTATCAGAAGGTAACGATTTAGTATGTGCCGGAGCATCTGCTGTTTCATTCGGGGCGGTGAATGCCGTAATAAGTCTTTGCTCTATCGAGCCCGAAATTACCCAAGCAGGTAAAGAAGGCGGATATTTAAAAGTAAAGCTACCTGATAACTTAGATGCCGAAACTCATGAAAAAGCAACCTGGCTACTGGAAGGTATGATGGTTTCGCTTGAAACAATTGTGCGTGACTATGGACAGTATATAAAGATCTCTGATAAATAA
- a CDS encoding ribonuclease E/G, which translates to MATIYLYVQGTEHIGILAEKEEVQEIQIVRPDSSSKVGNIYVAKVVNVETSLQAAFIEYGGGKLGFLPKKEVPEARQQPDRPLRSILTEGQRIIVQVTKDAYQQKGAKLTANITVPGTHIVYLPFGEYIAVSRKLADEHRNVLREKGKKWIENREGAIFRTSSQVTDITTLEAEWKQLRRKWEELYKASQTSSVPSPLYTENPLSKWIRKFQTNQLDAIYIDEVQAANRLKLELPSFASIIKWEKQFPISISLNPLYNRLSNPRVFTPHGVEIWIEQTEALTVIDVNSSTFTKGYSKEDTSFRTNQEAAREIAKQLRLRNISGIIMIDFLKMKAADQAKLLQMFQLELRKDGIRTELYGFTKLGLLEMTRKRESDSIPSILGGDIHSPRTFSMETYAYMMERELLVAKEEALVVDVHPTVLHVFKEKIMERIRGKISSAIYFRKNTQASGYDIIRSGSSQTINEFLASIPSDAIDKVF; encoded by the coding sequence ATGGCTACCATATATTTATACGTCCAAGGTACAGAACATATCGGCATCCTAGCCGAGAAAGAAGAAGTCCAAGAAATTCAAATCGTGAGGCCAGATTCGAGTTCAAAAGTAGGGAACATCTACGTTGCCAAAGTGGTTAATGTGGAGACAAGCTTACAAGCGGCATTTATCGAATATGGCGGGGGAAAGTTAGGATTTCTTCCGAAAAAAGAAGTTCCGGAAGCTCGACAGCAGCCTGATCGACCTTTGCGATCCATATTAACGGAAGGACAGCGAATCATTGTTCAAGTGACAAAGGATGCTTATCAACAAAAAGGGGCCAAACTAACAGCGAACATTACAGTTCCAGGTACTCACATTGTTTATTTACCATTTGGAGAATATATCGCCGTTTCTCGGAAATTAGCAGATGAACATAGAAATGTACTCCGAGAAAAGGGAAAAAAATGGATAGAAAATCGTGAAGGAGCTATTTTTCGAACATCTAGTCAAGTGACGGATATAACGACGCTAGAGGCAGAATGGAAGCAATTGCGAAGAAAATGGGAAGAACTGTATAAAGCTTCGCAAACAAGTTCGGTTCCAAGTCCTCTCTATACAGAAAATCCACTATCTAAATGGATTCGTAAGTTCCAAACAAATCAGTTAGATGCGATTTATATCGATGAGGTTCAAGCTGCTAACCGTTTAAAGCTGGAGCTACCATCGTTTGCTTCTATCATAAAGTGGGAAAAACAATTTCCTATATCTATTTCATTAAATCCATTATATAACCGGCTTTCAAACCCAAGAGTCTTCACTCCGCATGGGGTAGAGATTTGGATTGAACAAACAGAGGCGTTAACGGTTATCGATGTGAATTCTTCTACGTTTACAAAAGGTTATTCAAAAGAAGACACTAGTTTTCGAACGAATCAAGAGGCAGCCAGAGAAATAGCCAAACAGCTTAGACTTCGAAATATCTCGGGGATCATTATGATTGATTTTTTGAAAATGAAGGCAGCCGATCAAGCAAAACTCCTACAAATGTTTCAATTAGAACTGAGAAAAGATGGGATACGTACTGAGTTATATGGGTTTACTAAACTTGGACTTTTGGAAATGACAAGAAAAAGAGAATCGGATTCCATCCCATCCATTCTTGGTGGTGACATCCATTCACCTAGAACATTTTCTATGGAAACCTATGCATATATGATGGAAAGAGAGTTACTTGTAGCCAAGGAAGAGGCATTGGTAGTAGATGTTCATCCAACAGTGTTACATGTATTTAAAGAAAAGATAATGGAACGAATAAGAGGTAAAATCTCCTCTGCTATATATTTTAGAAAGAACACCCAAGCTTCTGGATATGATATAATAAGAAGTGGATCAAGCCAAACCATTAACGAGTTTTTAGCTTCTATTCCAAGTGATGCTATTGACAAAGTTTTTTGA
- a CDS encoding protein kinase family protein — MIHNHPFNGDNSFKSCLSSFLEENGKLSTSTIQQWKENVFYVADMDRKGFVLKAYEDKKTPIQQWRFFMKNQSPVIQPFCAFPNGEKILRWKKKYWTIQTCLVGEKLTFEDERDRRDAVDTVKIFHKDIKSIQIKNPTIRVDYEQKCRLRLRKFWTTKETFERFGFSYLFHEITQATSMLIRQWSSYRSIIEGEKKDWIHGDLAAHNFIRIKEGKVRLIDFDLLGKASTSYDYMQLGQRFLEHIHYDIPQLLTYKLCSEYQIRPYLIGVAIPMDHMREWLHFIGKLPMNDTVFSYLSELERSWSDRKQFIHEVLTYW; from the coding sequence GTGATTCATAACCATCCATTTAACGGGGACAATTCTTTTAAGAGTTGTCTCTCTTCCTTTTTGGAAGAGAACGGAAAATTAAGCACTTCGACAATCCAGCAATGGAAAGAAAATGTATTCTATGTAGCAGATATGGATAGAAAAGGGTTCGTTTTAAAGGCATATGAGGATAAAAAAACTCCTATTCAGCAGTGGCGATTCTTTATGAAAAATCAGTCCCCTGTCATTCAACCTTTTTGTGCTTTTCCAAACGGCGAAAAGATATTGCGCTGGAAAAAGAAGTATTGGACGATTCAAACCTGTCTTGTCGGAGAAAAATTAACGTTTGAAGACGAGCGAGATAGACGAGATGCAGTAGACACAGTAAAAATCTTCCACAAAGATATTAAATCTATACAAATAAAAAACCCTACCATTAGAGTAGACTATGAGCAAAAATGTCGGCTACGATTGAGGAAATTTTGGACTACCAAAGAGACATTTGAACGGTTTGGCTTTTCCTATCTTTTTCATGAAATCACGCAGGCTACTTCCATGCTGATTCGCCAATGGAGTAGTTATCGTTCAATAATAGAAGGAGAGAAAAAGGATTGGATCCATGGCGATCTAGCTGCCCATAATTTTATCCGGATTAAAGAGGGAAAGGTTCGACTAATTGATTTTGATCTATTAGGTAAAGCATCAACTTCGTATGACTATATGCAGCTTGGGCAACGATTTTTAGAGCACATTCATTATGATATCCCTCAGTTATTGACTTATAAGTTGTGTTCCGAATATCAAATACGGCCATATTTAATTGGGGTTGCTATCCCGATGGACCATATGCGCGAATGGTTACATTTCATTGGAAAACTTCCTATGAATGATACCGTTTTCTCTTACTTATCCGAACTTGAAAGAAGTTGGAGTGACCGTAAACAATTTATTCATGAGGTACTTACTTACTGGTGA
- the pheA gene encoding prephenate dehydratase has product MTGRIGYLGPKGTFTKMAVDALFNGEDKQSFKTIPECMDAIVNNQIDIGVVPLENAIEGSVNMTIDYLIHDQALKIVGEVVVPIRQHLMVHPSNVENWREMITIYSHPHAVAQCHHFLQKELKEVGIEYTTSTGAGAEFVSQHPDRNIGSIGNELAAKEYGLNIVKEDIHDFQNNHTRFVVLHRENKELQWEKLDEEGHKTSLIITLPTDQAGTLHQVLSAFAWRKLNLSKIESRPMKTGLGNYYFLIDIQQKLDDVLIPGAIAELETLGCSVELLGSYPYFQVNGLSVSSK; this is encoded by the coding sequence ATGACTGGAAGAATTGGATACTTAGGTCCCAAGGGAACCTTTACAAAAATGGCTGTAGATGCCCTATTCAATGGGGAGGATAAACAGAGTTTTAAAACCATACCTGAATGCATGGATGCCATCGTAAATAATCAAATCGATATTGGGGTCGTTCCACTTGAAAATGCGATTGAAGGATCTGTCAATATGACGATAGATTATCTCATTCATGACCAAGCATTAAAAATTGTTGGGGAAGTTGTCGTGCCCATTCGTCAACATTTGATGGTGCACCCTTCCAATGTGGAAAATTGGAGGGAGATGATTACGATTTACTCTCATCCGCATGCAGTCGCTCAGTGTCATCATTTTTTGCAAAAAGAATTAAAAGAGGTTGGCATCGAATATACAACATCGACAGGAGCGGGTGCAGAGTTTGTTAGTCAACATCCGGATAGAAATATCGGTTCCATAGGAAATGAACTGGCGGCTAAGGAATACGGATTAAACATCGTGAAAGAAGACATTCATGATTTTCAAAACAATCACACAAGATTTGTAGTTCTTCACCGAGAGAATAAAGAATTACAATGGGAGAAGCTGGATGAAGAAGGGCATAAAACGTCATTAATCATCACCCTTCCAACCGATCAAGCGGGTACACTCCACCAAGTTCTTTCCGCATTTGCTTGGAGAAAATTAAACTTATCCAAAATTGAATCCCGACCAATGAAAACAGGACTTGGAAACTACTATTTTTTAATTGATATCCAACAAAAACTGGATGATGTATTAATTCCAGGGGCAATTGCAGAACTCGAAACACTAGGATGTAGTGTTGAACTGCTAGGAAGCTATCCTTATTTTCAAGTAAATGGTCTATCTGTCTCCTCTAAATAA
- the obgE gene encoding GTPase ObgE: protein MFVDQVKVFVKAGDGGNGLVAYRREKYVPLGGPAGGDGGNGGDVVFQVDEGLNTLMDFRYKKHFKAKRGENGMSKGQHGKNAEPLILKVPPGTTVRDAETGEVIADLIYHEQQAVIARGGRGGRGNIRFATPRNPAPDMAENGEPGRERDIQIELKLLADVGLVGFPSVGKSTFLSVVTAAKPKIADYHFTTLAPNLGVVETEDQRSFVLADLPGLIEGAHEGIGLGHQFLRHVERTRVIVHVIDMAGTEGRDPYEDYVTINEELKAYDESLSERPQIVAANKMDIPEAEEHLQAFKEKIDVPVYPISTITRSGIRELLFAVADILDTIPKDNKPIEEKEERVVYRHEQEPEAFHITRDSDGSFVLSGERIEKLFKMTDFNRDESVRRFARQLRGMGVDEALREKGAQDGDVVRLLEYEFEFVE, encoded by the coding sequence GTGTTTGTAGATCAGGTAAAGGTCTTTGTTAAAGCCGGGGACGGTGGGAATGGCCTTGTAGCATACAGAAGAGAAAAATATGTTCCATTAGGTGGACCAGCTGGTGGTGATGGTGGAAACGGCGGAGATGTCGTGTTTCAGGTAGATGAAGGGCTCAATACCTTAATGGACTTTCGTTACAAAAAACATTTTAAAGCGAAGCGTGGGGAGAATGGGATGAGTAAGGGGCAGCATGGAAAAAATGCGGAGCCACTTATTTTAAAGGTCCCACCTGGAACGACAGTACGTGATGCAGAGACAGGTGAGGTCATCGCCGATTTAATTTATCATGAACAACAAGCTGTTATTGCTCGTGGTGGACGAGGAGGTAGAGGAAATATTCGCTTCGCTACTCCGAGAAACCCTGCACCAGACATGGCGGAAAATGGAGAACCAGGAAGAGAGCGAGATATTCAAATTGAGCTCAAGCTACTTGCAGATGTTGGACTAGTAGGTTTTCCAAGTGTTGGGAAATCAACGTTTTTATCAGTTGTCACCGCAGCAAAACCTAAAATTGCCGATTATCACTTCACGACACTAGCACCTAATCTAGGCGTTGTAGAAACAGAGGATCAACGAAGCTTTGTCTTGGCGGATTTGCCGGGTTTAATTGAAGGGGCACATGAAGGAATAGGCTTAGGACACCAGTTTTTGCGACATGTTGAGCGAACAAGAGTTATTGTTCACGTTATCGATATGGCAGGGACAGAAGGACGCGATCCTTATGAAGACTACGTAACGATTAATGAAGAATTAAAGGCATATGACGAGTCTCTATCAGAAAGACCGCAAATAGTCGCAGCGAATAAGATGGATATTCCTGAGGCAGAGGAGCATTTGCAAGCTTTTAAGGAAAAGATAGATGTTCCGGTCTATCCGATTTCAACCATTACTCGTAGTGGCATCCGTGAACTTTTATTTGCCGTAGCTGATATACTAGACACTATACCGAAAGATAATAAGCCTATTGAAGAGAAAGAAGAACGTGTTGTATATCGTCACGAACAAGAACCGGAGGCGTTCCATATTACGAGAGACTCGGATGGGTCCTTTGTATTATCTGGGGAACGGATTGAAAAGCTGTTTAAAATGACGGACTTTAATCGTGACGAATCTGTTCGTCGATTTGCTAGACAGCTACGTGGAATGGGAGTAGACGAAGCCCTCCGAGAAAAAGGAGCTCAAGACGGAGACGTTGTTCGCCTACTGGAATACGAATTTGAGTTTGTAGAGTAG
- the safA gene encoding muramidase family protein, producing the protein MKIHIVREGETLWKIAQKYNVDFEKLKEMNSHLADPDQIMPGMKIRIPTQAQPVKKETITDKMIQKAPVKKEATHPYKDTSKPAFPVMKEDDVKKPKKEILNKLPHPPFSDLSKDEVVNKVNKVGGKVSDYKSNLSKPSWNEGNYEKGNMDATMDKKKAMYKKPSYDAPTPVPELDQAQEPTYTVPTPMPQVPHYNQPAQQPNYTAASPYSYPQQPVIPYYAYPSAPYCAPANSVPYPIQQHAWSNPVHGTHQQHHQHHPVPQHSHDGYHVGPYQQLDWAESSSSPVDYPGLKQEATYPEYMAQPANWQSFIPPQEPPHHTFHGNPVAYPSAWGNPHYMNPSAPTWQPGTATGWNNVGYPGPEPYGFNPSFPNFRQEDDEEESDS; encoded by the coding sequence TTGAAAATTCACATTGTTCGAGAAGGGGAAACACTTTGGAAAATCGCTCAAAAATATAATGTCGATTTTGAGAAGTTAAAGGAAATGAACAGTCATTTGGCAGACCCAGATCAGATTATGCCAGGAATGAAAATAAGGATTCCAACACAAGCGCAGCCAGTTAAAAAGGAAACGATTACGGATAAAATGATTCAAAAAGCGCCGGTTAAGAAAGAAGCAACCCATCCTTATAAGGATACGTCGAAGCCAGCTTTTCCAGTAATGAAAGAAGATGATGTAAAGAAGCCAAAAAAGGAAATTCTTAATAAGCTGCCACATCCTCCATTCTCAGATTTAAGTAAAGATGAGGTTGTAAATAAGGTCAATAAGGTTGGGGGGAAAGTATCTGACTATAAATCCAATCTATCCAAACCATCATGGAATGAAGGAAATTACGAAAAAGGGAATATGGACGCAACAATGGATAAGAAGAAGGCAATGTACAAAAAGCCTTCATATGATGCACCCACTCCAGTACCAGAACTAGACCAAGCACAAGAACCAACATATACAGTACCAACACCAATGCCTCAAGTACCACATTACAATCAGCCAGCTCAACAACCCAACTATACAGCAGCAAGTCCATATTCCTATCCACAGCAGCCGGTAATACCGTACTATGCGTATCCATCAGCACCTTATTGCGCACCTGCTAATTCAGTACCTTATCCAATCCAACAGCACGCTTGGTCTAATCCAGTACATGGTACTCATCAACAACATCATCAACATCATCCAGTACCGCAACATTCACATGATGGATACCATGTCGGACCTTATCAACAGTTAGATTGGGCAGAGTCGTCTTCTAGTCCAGTGGATTATCCAGGTTTAAAACAAGAAGCAACATATCCGGAATACATGGCACAGCCAGCAAATTGGCAAAGTTTTATTCCGCCACAAGAACCACCGCATCACACGTTTCATGGGAATCCTGTGGCATATCCCAGTGCATGGGGAAATCCGCATTACATGAATCCAAGTGCCCCTACTTGGCAACCAGGTACAGCAACTGGATGGAATAATGTGGGATATCCTGGGCCAGAACCATATGGATTTAATCCAAGCTTCCCAAATTTTAGGCAGGAAGATGATGAGGAAGAAAGTGATTCATAA
- the rpmA gene encoding 50S ribosomal protein L27: protein MLRLDLQFFSQKKGQGSTKNGRDSEAKRLGAKRADGQFVTGGSILYRQRGTKIYPGENVGRGGDDTLFAKVDGVVKFERYGRDRKKVSVYPVAQEA, encoded by the coding sequence ATGCTACGTCTAGATTTACAGTTCTTCTCTCAGAAGAAAGGTCAAGGTAGTACAAAAAACGGGCGTGACTCTGAAGCAAAACGTCTTGGTGCCAAGCGTGCGGATGGTCAATTCGTAACTGGTGGATCTATTCTTTACCGTCAACGCGGTACAAAAATTTATCCAGGTGAGAATGTAGGCCGTGGTGGAGATGACACACTTTTCGCTAAGGTGGACGGAGTCGTTAAATTCGAACGTTACGGACGCGATCGCAAAAAAGTTAGTGTTTATCCTGTCGCTCAAGAAGCTTAA
- a CDS encoding BofC C-terminal domain-containing protein yields the protein MKKWIRGCLYSVITGLAFVSITGLTMEDSIIDAAETDAKKQKEEKSAVKSEPLSLQVTLQRHYIDGKVVEETHDETVWSMQDFWAYYEGWQVVNQKEGEVTFRKEISDISPYIKENGYFGIKNDILTIFEGRPVNSQVIQSFYQINTEELESYQAEQLRQGIKIKSKEVYQYVLEAYRNMIPDKTINS from the coding sequence ATGAAGAAATGGATACGAGGATGTTTATATAGTGTGATAACGGGGTTAGCGTTTGTTAGTATTACAGGTTTAACGATGGAAGACTCGATTATTGATGCCGCGGAAACCGATGCGAAGAAACAGAAGGAAGAGAAAAGTGCTGTAAAGAGTGAGCCATTAAGTTTACAGGTTACATTACAGAGACATTATATAGACGGAAAAGTAGTAGAGGAAACGCATGATGAAACCGTTTGGTCGATGCAAGATTTCTGGGCTTATTATGAGGGCTGGCAAGTGGTCAATCAAAAAGAAGGAGAAGTTACATTTCGGAAAGAGATTTCCGATATTTCCCCGTATATTAAAGAAAATGGCTACTTTGGAATCAAAAATGACATTTTAACAATCTTCGAAGGTAGACCCGTAAATAGCCAAGTGATTCAGTCCTTTTATCAGATTAATACGGAGGAACTCGAAAGCTATCAGGCGGAGCAACTACGTCAAGGAATAAAAATTAAGTCTAAAGAAGTGTATCAATACGTGTTAGAAGCATATCGGAACATGATTCCAGATAAAACGATTAATAGCTAA